A single region of the Malus sylvestris chromosome 8, drMalSylv7.2, whole genome shotgun sequence genome encodes:
- the LOC126631837 gene encoding phosphopantothenate--cysteine ligase 2-like: MALTNGLEVQKEILDAEIKSFFDSAPPLKDSDDISGKLEEFVKKNSVPSGSGEVRRVVCVTSGGTTVPLEQQCVRYIDNFSSGHRGAASTEYFLKAGYAVIFLYRRGSCQPYCTSLPDDPLLESFECTDDSNIKVCQSHSEVVRNAITKTHAAVTGGLLLKLPFTTIFEYLQMLQMIAFSIRSLGPHAILYLAAAVSDFYVPWKSMAEHKIQSGSGPLDMRLVQVPKMLLVLRKDWAPRAFCISFKLETDSKILLEKADMALKKYKVHMVVANELSTRKEEVVVVRSNEKISVRRNQSPGVVDVECPLVELIVGRHSAYIENPDL, from the exons ATGGCTCTAACAAATGGGTTGGAAGTTCAAAAGGAAATCCTGGATGCCGAAATCAAGTCATTTTTTGACTCAGCTCCTCCTTTGAAGGACAGCGATGATATCAGTGGAAAACTTGAGGAATTTGTGAAGAAGAATTCAGTACCTTCCG GAAGTGGAGAAGTTAGGAGGgttgtgtgtgtgacatcaggTGGCACTACGGTTCCTCTAGAGCAACAATGTGTTCGCTACATTGACAACTTCAGCTCAGGTCACAGAGGAGCAGCATCCACAGA GTACTTTTTGAAGGCAGGTTATGCTGTTATCTTTCTATACCGAAG GGGCAGTTGCCAGCCATATTGCACATCTCTTCCCGATGATCCTTTGCTTGAAAGTTTTGAATGTACGGATGACTCAAATATTAAAG TGTGCCAGTCACATTCAGAAGTAGTGAGGAATGCCATCACTAAAACTCATGCT GCAGTAACAGGAGGCCTCTTGTTGAAACTTCCTTTCACAACCATATTCGAGTATCTTCAG ATGTTGCAGATGATTGCGTTTTCAATAAGAAGTCTCGGGCCACATGCAATTCTTTATCTTGCAGCTGCAGTGTCTGACTTTTATGTTCCCTGGAAAAGCATG GCAGAACACAAAATTCAGTCGGGATCTGGTCCATTGGACATGCGACTAGTTCAGGTGCCAAAGATGCTCTTAGTGCTGAGGAAAGACTGGGCGCCAAGGGCCTTCTGTATATCATTTAAG CTAGAGACGGATTCAAAGATTCTTTTAGAGAAGGCTGATATGGCTCTTAAGAAGTACAAGGTGCATATGGTTGTAGCGAATGAACTTTCAACCCGCAAGGAAGAGGTTGTAGTCGTCAGAAGTAATGAAAAGATATCAGTTCGCCGAAACCAATCTCCAGGTGTTGTTGATGTGGAGTGTCCACTAGTTGAACTTATTGTGGGAAGACATTCAGCGTATATCGAGAATCCTGATCTATGA
- the LOC126631839 gene encoding uncharacterized J domain-containing protein C4H3.01-like has translation MSNLRTTCRPHTVFTSFVYCRHQARFSSRVSFRNPNCSPRFPPVSDFARLNWGGSWFRVNQRRSVIRASSWDHPKSPYETLELERDADDDQIKIAYRRLAKFYHPDVYDGRGTLEEGETAEARFINIQAAYELLMDDEKRRQYDRDNRLNPMKASQAWMEWLIKKRKAFDQRGDMAIAAWQEQQQREMNIRARRLSRSKVDPDEEKRILAREKKASAEYFSSTLKRHTLVLKKRDLMRRKAEEDKKKLIGQLLAAEGLELDTEDEEKR, from the exons atgagCAATTTGAGAACCACGTGTAGGCCGCACACGGTCTTCACCTCCTTCGTGTATTGCAGACACCAAGCTCGCTTCAGCTCTAGGGTTTCGTTTCGAAACCCTAATTGCAGCCCTCGCTTTCCGCCGGTGTCCGATTTCGCGAGATTGAATTGGGGCGGGTCGTGGTTCCGGGTCAATCAGAGACGGAGCGTGATTCGGGCTTCCAGTTGGGACCACCCTAAATCTCCCTACGAAACTCTTG AATTAGAGAGGGACGCTGACGATGACCAGATAAAGATTGCTTACAGACGGCTGGCCAAGTTTTATCATCCGGATG TTTACGATGGTAGAGGGactctagaggagggggaaacAGCTGAAGCTAGATTTATTAACATTCAAGCTGCTTATGAGTTGCTCATGGATGACGAGAAGAGGAGACAATATGATAGGGATAACCGACTCAACCCAATGAAA GCATCTCAAGCATGGATGGAATGGCTAATTAAAAAGCGAAAAGCTTTTGATCAGCGAGGTGATATGGCAATAGCAGCTTGGCAAGAGCAACAGCAGCGTGAGATGAATATTCGCGCGCGTCGACTTTCTCGTTCCAag GTTGACCCAGATGAAGAGAAGAGAATCCTGGCAAGAGAAAAAAAGGCCTCGGCAGAGTATTTCTCCAGTACCCTCAAGCGACACACGCTagtcttaaagaaaagggaCCTAATGCGAAGGAAAGCAGAGGAAGACAAGAAAAAGCTCATCGGTCAGCTTTTAGCCGCAGAGGGACTTGAGCTCGACACAGAGGATGAAGAAAAACGGTAG
- the LOC126631836 gene encoding RHOMBOID-like protein 8, which produces MAADPSKLQTQIDIKPPPLPFHTESAPETLQEPKLSFFASRYRRTRRRRADTWLISLFVILHIVAFTATMVVNDCWHKSRGDCALKAFGRLSFQPLSENPLLGPSASTLDEMGALRRTFLTENRQTWRLFTFPCLHAGAIHLVINLCSVVFVGIHLEQEFGPLMAGLIYILSAFVGTLVAALFVEKHPAVGASGALYGLLGATLAALIQNWEMYTNKFTALVSVLFVSIGNFLLGLLPYVDNFSSIGGFISGFLLGSVLLSSPKVRELAQEKGGLLDYDLKSSIKLRMRLKLDRPVYRSLAFVLFGVMLAGCLVAVLQGIDLNQYCRWCRHFDCIPFKGWSCRDMETFCETMVSNEQLTLTCMSNGNFRVLPYTNVSQDRVNDLCSVICS; this is translated from the exons ATGGCCGCAGACCCATCAAAGCTTCAGACCCAGATCGACATCAAGCCTCCTCCGCTTCCATTCCACACTGAATCAGCTCCCGAAACTCTTCAAGAACCCAAGCTCTCCTTCTTCGCCTCCCGCTACCGTCGCACTCGCCGCCGTCGAGCCGACACATGGCTCATATCTCTCTTCGTGATCCTACACATCGTGGCCTTCACGGCGACTATGGTCGTCAACGACTGCTGGCACAAGTCTCGTGGCGACTGCGCCCTCAAAGCCTTTGGCCGGCTGTCGTTTCAGCCACTCTCCGAGAACCCGCTACTTGGCCCTTCCGCTTCCAC GCTTGATGAAATGGGAGCTCTTCGACGGACCTTTTTGACAGAGAATCGCCAAACATGGCGTCTTTTCACATTTCCATGTCTGCATGCCGGAGCCATCCACCTTGTGATCAACCTTTGCAGTGTCGTTTTTGTTGGAATTCACTTGGAGCAAGAGTTTGGTCCAT TAATGGCAGGGTTAATCTATATACTCTCTGCTTTTGTTGGTACGTTGGTGGCTGCACTCTTTGTTGAGAAACACCCAGCAGTTGGTGCTTCTGGAGCTCTATATGGGTTACTTGGAGCTACACTTGCAGCGCTGATTCAGAACTGGGAAATGTACACCAATAAG TTCACAGCTCTAGTATCAGTTCTATTTGTCTCCATTGGGAATTTTCTCCTCGGCTTGCTACCTTATGTGGACAACTTTTCGAGCATTGGAGGCTTTATATCAGGGTTCCTACTTGGATCTGTGCTTTTATCCAGTCCTAAGGTCAGAGAACTGGCTCAAGAGAAAGGAGGCCTCCTTGATTATGATCTCAAAAGTTCTATCAAGTTGAGGATGAGGCTGAAGCTGGACAGACCAGTTTATAGGAGTTTGGCTTTTGTTCTCTTTGGTGTTAT GCTGGCTGGATGTCTTGTTGCAGTTCTGCAAGGCATTGACCTGAATCAGTACTGCAGGTGGTGCCGGCATTTTGATTGTATCCCTTTCAAAGGATGGAGCTGCAGGGACATGGAAACTTTTTGTGAG ACCATGGTGAGCAATGAACAGCTGACTTTGACCTGTATGAGCAATGGGAACTTCAGGGTTCTTCCATACACAAACGTCTCTCAAGATCGGGTGAATGACTTGTGCAGTGTGATATGCTCATAG